The proteins below come from a single Mauremys reevesii isolate NIE-2019 unplaced genomic scaffold, ASM1616193v1 Contig14, whole genome shotgun sequence genomic window:
- the LOC120393050 gene encoding uncharacterized protein LOC120393050, giving the protein MDPCYPGVFFAETPGVVHGWGFEAAPQRKGTEDPQGLQEVQWALQRQLGQLIEEQRALVKFLRTEFRRRGDRLGRRRAGTRRPTAERRTCYACARRGHIKRDCPYWAGSRMPHPEKGQRQVPRAACRVREPRQLPACWTCGQTGHFWRDCPGPERDSEKKQGARAIPRRGACWHCRERGHQKKDCPLVGRATQLEAVERVADRPVGHPGEVVKTAAGMVGTLREGQTQTITREVINKETQTEWGRQEAGVQKRQVLETKWTQVVMGQATKEPRP; this is encoded by the exons ATGGATCCCTGTTATCCCGGGGTCTTCTTTGCGGAGACTCCAGGCGTAGTCCATGGGTGGGGTTTCGAGGCAGCACCCCAGCGAAAGGGGACTGAGGACCCACAGGGACTGCAGGAGGTGCAATGGGCCCTCCAAAGACAGTTGGGCCAGCTGATAGAGGAACAGCGGGCCCTGGTGAAGTTCCTCAGGACAGAGTTCCGGAGGCGTGGAGACAGATTGGGTAGGCGCAGGGCCGGGACCAGGAGGCCCACGGCTGAGCGCCGGACATGTTATGCCTGTGCAAGGCGAGGACACATAAAGAGGGACTGTCCctactgggctgggagcaggatgcctcacccagagaaggggcagcggcaggtccctcgggCAGCCTGCCGggtgagggaacccaggcagcTGCCAGCGTGCTGGACGTGTGGGCAGACGGGCCATTTTTGGAGGGACTGCCCA GGCCCAGAGAGGGACAGTGAGAAGAAGCAGGGGGCCCGGGCAATACCGAGGCGGGGAGCCTGTTGGCATTGCCGGGAGCGGGGCCACCAGAAGAAAGACTGCCCCCTAGTGGGGAGGGCAACACAGCTGGAGGCAGTCGAGAGAGTGGCTGACCGGCCAGTGGGCCACCCAGGAGAGGTGGTGAAGACCGCAGCTGGGATGGTGGGGACCCTGCGAGAGGGTCAGACCCAGACCATCACCAGGGAGGTCATTAACAAGGAGacccagacagagtggggccgccAAGAGGCGGGAGTCCAGAAGAGACAGGTCCTAGAAACCAAATGGACCCAGGTGGTTATGGGACAGGCCACCAAGGAACCCAGACCCTGA